Proteins from a single region of Vulgatibacter sp.:
- a CDS encoding enoyl-CoA hydratase/isomerase family protein, translating to MAEILQRTREGAVQILTFNRPETRNALTPELADALTIALDDAKHDPAIRAVVLTGAGGSFCSGIDLANLMGMLAEDPSPANRRALSRRVLGGQLHGAIRALWDLHKPTVAAVQGSAAGFGLDLACACDLRVIASDAKLSYTFVKRGLVPDGGTGHYLPRLIGLGRALELVLLAEPFDGVQAERLGLANRAVESERVLATALELATRLAANAPLAMAAAKSRLKANDSFGHELSAAVEHAAMGIGSDDAIEGVTAFVEKRPPSFSGR from the coding sequence ATGGCCGAGATCCTCCAGCGCACACGCGAAGGCGCGGTGCAGATCCTCACCTTCAACCGGCCCGAGACCCGCAATGCCCTCACGCCGGAGCTCGCGGACGCGCTCACCATCGCCCTCGACGACGCGAAGCACGATCCCGCCATCCGCGCGGTGGTGCTCACCGGCGCCGGCGGCTCCTTCTGCTCGGGGATCGATCTCGCCAACCTGATGGGCATGCTCGCCGAGGATCCCTCCCCGGCGAACCGCCGCGCGCTCTCGCGGCGGGTCTTGGGCGGCCAGCTCCACGGCGCGATCCGGGCCCTCTGGGATCTGCACAAGCCCACCGTCGCCGCGGTGCAGGGGAGCGCCGCTGGCTTCGGCCTCGATCTCGCCTGCGCCTGCGACCTGCGCGTGATCGCGAGCGACGCCAAGCTCTCCTACACCTTCGTGAAGCGGGGCCTGGTGCCGGATGGCGGCACGGGCCACTACCTGCCGCGGCTCATCGGCCTCGGGCGCGCGCTGGAGCTGGTGCTGCTGGCAGAGCCCTTCGACGGCGTGCAGGCGGAGCGACTCGGCCTCGCCAACCGCGCGGTGGAGAGCGAGCGGGTACTCGCAACGGCGCTCGAGCTCGCCACCCGCCTCGCTGCCAACGCGCCGCTGGCGATGGCAGCGGCGAAGAGCCGCCTCAAGGCGAACGACTCCTTCGGCCACGAACTCTCGGCTGCGGTGGAGCACGCGGCGATGGGGATCGGCAGCGACGACGCGATCGAGGGCGTCACCGCCTTCGTGGAGAAGCGGCCGCCCTCCTTCTCCGGCCGCTGA
- a CDS encoding glycerate kinase yields the protein MSIYRDAVRSLAGNRLVCEALAGTARPGRLSVLALGKAAGSMLRGAQEAWGPLQGLAVAHAGSEIPQGIEFVAGEHPVPGRGSLQAGARVLDFVRALGPEDELLVLLSGGGSALAELPAEGLTLADLQATTKRLLGGGVSIDRINAVRKHLSQLKGGRLGAACGAGRIRVFTLSDVAGDDPRVIASGPFAPDDSTCADALAVIEGLAVPPAVRAHLERGAETPKKPDPRIEQRILAGPLDLPRAAAKIARERGFAATALDHFVGGDVEVVASRWAAFFAESHPPGTLLAVAAEPTVILPREAGTGGRSQHLALRVALSLAGRRDAAFLAAGSDGRDGNSDNAGAAVDGCTVADGEVEIGEALAHAASAAACARVGACIPAWETGTNLADLHLLAIGHAQRR from the coding sequence GTGTCGATCTACCGGGACGCGGTGCGCTCGCTCGCCGGCAACCGCCTGGTGTGCGAGGCGCTCGCGGGCACGGCGCGCCCCGGGCGCCTGTCGGTGCTCGCCCTCGGCAAGGCCGCCGGCTCGATGCTCCGCGGCGCGCAAGAGGCGTGGGGTCCGCTGCAGGGCCTCGCGGTCGCCCACGCGGGCAGCGAGATCCCGCAGGGGATCGAGTTCGTGGCCGGGGAGCATCCGGTGCCGGGGCGCGGGTCGCTCCAAGCAGGCGCACGCGTCCTCGATTTCGTCCGCGCCCTCGGGCCCGAGGACGAGCTGCTCGTGCTCCTCTCCGGCGGCGGCTCGGCGCTGGCGGAGCTGCCGGCAGAAGGGCTCACCCTCGCCGATCTGCAGGCGACGACGAAGCGGCTCCTCGGGGGCGGCGTCTCGATCGATCGCATCAACGCCGTGCGCAAACACCTCTCCCAGCTCAAGGGCGGCAGGCTCGGCGCTGCCTGCGGCGCCGGGCGGATCCGCGTTTTCACCCTCTCCGACGTGGCGGGGGACGATCCGCGGGTGATCGCCAGCGGGCCCTTCGCGCCCGACGACTCGACCTGCGCCGACGCGCTGGCGGTGATCGAGGGGCTCGCCGTGCCACCCGCGGTGCGGGCCCACCTCGAACGCGGCGCGGAGACGCCGAAAAAGCCGGACCCGCGGATCGAGCAGCGGATCCTCGCAGGCCCCCTCGATCTGCCCCGGGCCGCTGCGAAGATCGCCCGGGAGCGGGGCTTCGCCGCCACCGCCCTCGACCACTTCGTCGGCGGCGACGTGGAGGTGGTGGCATCCCGCTGGGCCGCCTTCTTCGCCGAAAGCCACCCGCCGGGCACGCTGCTCGCGGTGGCGGCGGAGCCCACGGTGATCCTCCCGCGGGAGGCTGGCACCGGCGGCCGCTCCCAGCACCTCGCCCTGCGGGTGGCGCTCTCGCTCGCTGGCAGGCGGGACGCCGCCTTCCTCGCCGCAGGGAGCGACGGCCGCGACGGCAACAGCGACAACGCCGGCGCCGCGGTGGACGGCTGCACGGTGGCGGACGGCGAGGTGGAGATCGGCGAGGCCCTCGCCCACGCAGCGAGCGCCGCTGCCTGCGCCCGCGTCGGCGCCTGCATCCCGGCCTGGGAGACCGGCACGAACCTCGCGGATCTGCACCTGCTGGCGATCGGCCACGCGCAGCGCCGATAG
- the fmt gene encoding methionyl-tRNA formyltransferase, with translation MSNHRPRSVFFGTPDFAVPIVEATAAVTDLVAVVTQPDKPKGRGRELSPPPVKVWAEAHGLPVFQPTKLRDGVLAEALRAFAPDVAVVAAYGRILPKDLLDLPRRGCVNVHGSILPKWRGAAPIQWAIADGDAETGVTLMRMDEGLDTGDMISVMTIPIEPEDTAGSMHEKLAQLGGAILRRDLVPYVDGALTPVPQDESRATHAPILEKEHGRIDFHLPAHRIETRIRGFTPWPGAFTFLGPEGKELLKVIRAAPAERPASSSAAKPGEVIALRPLLVAAGEGTALELQEIQPENKRRMAAQDYVAGRRLSPGQILDPDRHA, from the coding sequence ATGAGCAACCACCGGCCCAGGAGCGTCTTCTTCGGCACCCCGGATTTCGCGGTGCCCATCGTCGAGGCCACCGCCGCCGTCACCGACCTGGTGGCGGTGGTGACCCAGCCCGACAAGCCGAAGGGCCGCGGCCGCGAGCTCAGCCCGCCGCCGGTGAAGGTCTGGGCGGAGGCTCACGGCCTGCCGGTCTTCCAGCCCACGAAGCTCCGGGACGGCGTGCTGGCGGAAGCCTTGCGGGCCTTCGCGCCGGACGTGGCGGTGGTGGCAGCCTACGGCCGCATCCTCCCGAAGGATCTGCTCGACCTGCCGCGGCGCGGCTGCGTCAACGTGCACGGCTCGATCCTGCCGAAGTGGCGGGGCGCTGCGCCGATCCAGTGGGCGATCGCCGACGGCGACGCGGAGACCGGCGTCACCCTGATGCGCATGGACGAGGGGCTCGACACCGGCGACATGATCAGCGTGATGACGATCCCGATCGAGCCGGAGGACACCGCGGGCTCGATGCACGAGAAGCTGGCGCAGCTGGGTGGCGCGATCCTCCGGCGCGATCTCGTCCCCTACGTCGACGGCGCGCTCACGCCCGTGCCGCAGGACGAGAGCCGGGCCACCCACGCGCCGATCCTCGAGAAGGAGCACGGGCGGATCGACTTTCACCTCCCTGCCCACCGGATCGAGACCCGCATCCGCGGGTTCACCCCGTGGCCCGGCGCCTTCACCTTCCTTGGGCCCGAGGGCAAGGAGCTGCTCAAGGTGATTCGCGCCGCGCCGGCGGAGCGGCCTGCGAGCTCGAGCGCCGCAAAGCCGGGCGAGGTGATCGCCCTGCGGCCGCTCCTCGTCGCTGCCGGTGAGGGCACGGCGCTGGAGCTGCAGGAGATCCAGCCCGAGAACAAGCGGCGCATGGCGGCGCAGGACTACGTGGCGGGGCGGCGCCTCAGCCCCGGCCAGATCCTCGATCCCGACAGGCACGCTTGA
- the aroA gene encoding 3-phosphoshikimate 1-carboxyvinyltransferase yields MDAIVRAAAGMEGEATVPGDKSISHRALIFAALAQGRCRIEGLSTGADVRSTASCLRQLGVRIDADGTVHGVGLHGLRAPEAPLDCGNSGTTMRLLAGVLAGSGVGGTLDGDESLRRRPMARVIDPLRAMGAACETTDGRAPLHFAPGRPLHGVDHVLPIASAQVKSALLLAGLWAKGTTSVREPSLSRDHTERMLAAFGASITKTTIHRTDSLRAPATLHVPGDPSSAAFLLGAALLVPGGSVTVRHVDGNPTRTGLLDVLDRMGARITRTPRGEAAGDPVIDCTARHGGTLHATVVEPHEIPALVDEVPLLAALATQAHGTTEIRGAGELRVKESDRLAAIAAGLTALGADIEEQEDGLRIHGPTPLRGATVDSHGDHRIAMSLAVAGLIASGETTIRGAEWVDISFPGFFSLLGGLCRGAVRLRG; encoded by the coding sequence ATGGATGCGATCGTCCGCGCCGCAGCAGGGATGGAGGGTGAGGCCACCGTCCCCGGAGACAAGTCGATCTCCCACCGGGCTTTGATCTTCGCGGCGCTCGCCCAAGGCCGCTGCAGGATCGAGGGGCTCTCCACCGGCGCCGACGTGCGCTCCACCGCGTCCTGCCTGCGCCAGCTCGGCGTGCGCATCGATGCGGACGGCACGGTGCACGGCGTCGGCCTCCACGGCCTGCGCGCACCGGAAGCGCCGCTCGACTGCGGCAACAGCGGCACCACGATGCGGCTCCTCGCCGGCGTGCTCGCCGGCAGCGGCGTCGGCGGCACGCTCGACGGCGACGAGAGCCTGCGCCGCCGCCCGATGGCCCGGGTGATCGATCCGCTCCGCGCCATGGGCGCGGCCTGCGAGACCACCGACGGCAGGGCGCCGCTCCACTTCGCGCCGGGCCGCCCGCTGCACGGCGTGGATCACGTGCTCCCCATCGCCAGCGCCCAGGTGAAGAGCGCGCTCCTCCTCGCGGGGCTCTGGGCGAAAGGCACCACCTCCGTTCGTGAACCCTCGCTCTCCCGCGATCACACCGAGCGCATGCTCGCGGCGTTCGGGGCGTCGATCACAAAGACCACCATCCACCGCACCGACAGCCTCCGCGCCCCCGCCACCCTGCACGTCCCCGGTGATCCCTCCTCCGCTGCCTTCCTCCTCGGCGCGGCGCTGCTCGTGCCCGGCGGCTCGGTCACCGTGCGCCACGTCGACGGCAACCCCACCCGCACCGGCCTCCTCGACGTGCTCGATCGCATGGGCGCGCGGATCACCCGCACGCCGAGAGGTGAAGCCGCAGGTGATCCGGTGATCGACTGCACCGCCCGCCATGGCGGCACCCTGCACGCCACCGTGGTCGAGCCCCACGAGATCCCCGCCCTCGTCGACGAGGTGCCGCTCCTCGCCGCCCTCGCCACCCAGGCCCACGGCACCACCGAGATCCGCGGCGCCGGCGAGCTCCGGGTGAAGGAGTCCGATCGCCTCGCCGCCATCGCCGCGGGCCTCACGGCTCTGGGCGCCGACATCGAGGAGCAGGAGGACGGCCTGCGCATCCACGGCCCCACCCCCCTGCGCGGCGCCACCGTCGACTCCCACGGCGATCACCGCATCGCCATGAGCCTCGCCGTGGCAGGCCTCATCGCCTCAGGCGAGACGACGATCCGCGGCGCCGAATGGGTCGACATCTCCTTCCCCGGCTTCTTTTCCCTCCTCGGCGGCCTTTGTCGCGGTGCGGTGCGACTTCGGGGGTGA
- a CDS encoding shikimate dehydrogenase family protein, with protein sequence MSAGRTTYAVIGDPVEHSLSPRIFALLFAELGIDAHYTALRVTPQELPEAVARVRRGALAGVSVTLPHKEAILPLLDDVHPLAGRIGAVNCVVRSGNGTVQGYNTDLTGFRQALEEGGERLAAARVVLLGAGGAARAAAFASVSAGAKSLVIANRSAERAMRLGLELVETGLAWPEGELRRSWEAGERPPERPGAIRLGEVPGLAGPSGKCFVSVLPLEAKSLANAITHAEILVNATSLGLRDRDADPLPAGCPLHAGLTVLDMVYRPLQTALLRRATVAGAASIDGLWMLVHQAIEQLRLWTGQATPPLLATRLHQQLVREIT encoded by the coding sequence ATGTCGGCAGGTCGAACCACGTACGCCGTGATCGGCGACCCGGTGGAGCACTCGCTCTCCCCCCGCATCTTCGCCCTGCTCTTCGCCGAGCTCGGCATCGACGCGCACTACACCGCCTTGCGCGTCACCCCGCAGGAGCTGCCCGAGGCAGTGGCGCGGGTCCGCCGCGGCGCCCTCGCCGGCGTCTCGGTGACCCTGCCGCACAAGGAGGCGATCCTGCCGCTGCTCGACGACGTCCACCCGCTCGCCGGCCGCATCGGCGCGGTCAACTGCGTGGTGCGCTCGGGCAACGGCACGGTGCAGGGCTACAACACCGATCTCACCGGCTTCCGCCAGGCCCTCGAGGAGGGCGGGGAGCGGCTCGCCGCTGCGCGGGTGGTGCTCCTCGGCGCCGGCGGCGCGGCCAGGGCCGCTGCCTTCGCCAGCGTCTCCGCCGGTGCGAAGAGCCTGGTGATCGCCAACCGCAGCGCCGAGCGCGCGATGCGCCTCGGCCTCGAGCTGGTGGAGACCGGCCTCGCCTGGCCGGAAGGGGAGCTGCGCCGCAGCTGGGAGGCGGGGGAGCGCCCGCCGGAGCGTCCCGGCGCCATCCGCCTCGGCGAGGTGCCGGGGCTCGCCGGCCCCTCGGGCAAATGCTTCGTGAGCGTGCTGCCGCTGGAGGCCAAGAGCCTCGCCAACGCCATCACCCACGCCGAGATCCTGGTGAACGCCACTTCGCTGGGGCTGCGGGATCGCGACGCCGATCCGCTGCCCGCCGGCTGCCCGCTCCACGCCGGCCTCACCGTCCTCGACATGGTCTACCGGCCCCTGCAGACCGCGCTCCTCCGCCGGGCCACCGTCGCCGGCGCCGCGAGCATCGACGGCCTCTGGATGCTGGTGCACCAGGCGATCGAGCAGCTCCGCCTCTGGACCGGCCAGGCCACGCCGCCGCTCCTCGCCACCCGCCTCCACCAGCAGCTCGTCCGGGAGATCACGTGA
- the aroC gene encoding chorismate synthase — translation MKRLRFLTAGESHGPALVGILEGMPAGLPLDSEEIDRDLRRRQMGYGRGGRMKIEQDAAKILAGVRFGTTLGSPVALQIENRDYANWTERMSAGPGGPDPAAVTTPRPGHADLAGALKYGQTGDLRDVLERASARETAMRVALGAVARAMLRNLGISIGSYTRNIGGIEAVGGADARPELHRHDAEGLALFADCSEVRALDENSTKQLIERIDDARRRRDTLGGAIEVVATGVPPGLGSHVQWDRKLDGRLAQALLSIPAIKAVEVGDGWSAGALHGTQVHDPIHLVDERLRRGSNHAGGTEGGITNGEPLIIRAVMKPIATVSNALPSVDLRTLHERRAHIERSDTCAVPAAGIVAEAMVALALADALLETLGGDTMHGLRAPFARLRLSTRARLGHVFLLGPMGAGKTSAGLILSHRLGRPFVDLDARIEARAGASIAAIFRSAGESEFRRLEQIALEEACEQGPAVVALGGGAVLGEFAWRRMREAGVTVRLHAPPWELARRLAANEQAVEARPLLAGAGDTAGKLAEILREREHWYARADLHLETTALTAEEVAGAIVGLLRTIEGPLAPLAGGSGRGSPTAPDEP, via the coding sequence GTGAAGCGCCTACGCTTTCTCACTGCAGGTGAGAGCCACGGGCCGGCGCTCGTGGGCATCCTCGAAGGCATGCCCGCGGGCCTGCCGCTGGACTCGGAGGAGATCGATCGCGATCTCCGCCGCCGCCAGATGGGCTACGGCCGCGGCGGCAGGATGAAGATCGAGCAGGACGCGGCAAAGATCCTCGCCGGCGTCCGCTTCGGCACCACCTTGGGCTCGCCGGTGGCGCTGCAGATCGAGAACCGCGACTACGCCAACTGGACCGAGCGCATGTCGGCAGGGCCCGGCGGCCCCGATCCCGCCGCGGTGACCACGCCGCGGCCGGGCCACGCGGATCTCGCCGGCGCCCTGAAATACGGGCAGACCGGCGACCTGCGCGACGTGCTCGAGCGCGCCTCCGCCCGCGAGACGGCGATGCGCGTGGCCCTGGGCGCGGTGGCCCGGGCGATGCTGCGCAACCTCGGGATCTCGATCGGTTCCTACACCCGCAACATCGGCGGCATCGAGGCGGTGGGCGGCGCCGACGCGAGGCCCGAGCTCCACCGCCACGACGCCGAGGGGCTCGCCCTCTTCGCCGACTGCTCCGAGGTCCGCGCCCTCGACGAGAACTCGACGAAGCAGCTGATCGAGCGGATCGACGACGCCCGCCGCCGCCGCGACACCCTGGGCGGCGCCATCGAGGTGGTGGCCACCGGCGTGCCGCCGGGCCTCGGCTCCCACGTGCAGTGGGATCGCAAACTCGACGGGCGCCTCGCCCAGGCGCTCCTCTCCATCCCCGCGATCAAGGCGGTGGAGGTGGGCGACGGCTGGTCCGCCGGCGCGCTCCACGGCACCCAGGTCCACGATCCGATCCACCTCGTGGACGAGCGGCTGCGCCGGGGCTCGAACCATGCCGGCGGCACCGAGGGCGGGATCACCAACGGCGAGCCGCTGATCATCCGCGCGGTGATGAAGCCGATCGCCACCGTCTCCAACGCGCTCCCCTCGGTCGATCTGCGCACGCTCCACGAGCGCCGGGCCCACATCGAACGCAGCGACACCTGCGCCGTCCCCGCGGCGGGCATCGTAGCGGAGGCGATGGTGGCGCTGGCGCTGGCGGACGCGCTGCTCGAGACGCTGGGCGGCGACACGATGCACGGCCTGCGGGCCCCCTTCGCCCGCCTGCGCCTCTCCACCCGCGCCCGCCTCGGCCACGTCTTCCTCCTCGGGCCGATGGGCGCGGGCAAGACCTCCGCGGGCCTCATCCTCTCCCACCGCCTCGGCCGCCCCTTCGTCGACCTCGACGCGCGGATCGAGGCCCGGGCCGGCGCCTCGATTGCGGCGATCTTCCGCAGCGCCGGTGAGTCGGAGTTCCGCAGGCTGGAGCAGATCGCGCTGGAGGAGGCCTGTGAGCAGGGCCCCGCCGTCGTCGCCCTCGGCGGCGGCGCGGTCCTCGGCGAGTTCGCCTGGCGCAGGATGCGCGAGGCCGGCGTGACGGTGCGGCTCCACGCGCCGCCGTGGGAGCTGGCCCGGCGCCTCGCCGCCAACGAGCAGGCGGTGGAGGCACGGCCGCTCCTCGCAGGCGCAGGTGATACCGCAGGCAAGCTCGCGGAGATCCTCCGGGAGCGGGAGCATTGGTACGCCCGCGCGGACCTCCACCTCGAGACCACCGCCCTCACCGCGGAGGAGGTGGCTGGCGCCATCGTCGGCCTGCTCCGCACCATCGAAGGACCGCTGGCGCCGCTCGCCGGCGGCTCGGGCCGCGGCAGCCCCACGGCGCCAGACGAGCCATGA
- the aroB gene encoding 3-dehydroquinate synthase has product MITVPVETPSGAYEVLVGAGLLDTLAARLHGRIAVITDETVLALHGAALPADALVLSVPPGEASKSLAQAERLWTALLAAGIGRSDTIVAFGGGVVGDLAGFVAATLHRGTPFVQVPTTLLAQVDSSVGGKVAIDHPLGKNLIGAFHQPRLVLADLRTLETLPIRERWSGLAEIVKAALLGDLELLALLERDLEAIAERPGAEAVARSIAIKARIVAADEKESGLRRVLNLGHTVGHALEVAAGYGALTHGEAVVYGMRAALRISERYAGLSRADAERALALLRRFPSGPLPVRDTDALLAAAGRDKKREGAHVHYVVLPALGQAATLRADEGMLREAIDAALEEA; this is encoded by the coding sequence ATGATCACCGTTCCGGTGGAGACGCCCTCCGGCGCCTACGAGGTCCTCGTCGGCGCGGGGCTCCTCGACACGCTCGCCGCGCGGCTGCACGGAAGGATCGCGGTGATCACCGACGAGACGGTGCTCGCGCTCCACGGCGCGGCCCTCCCGGCGGACGCGCTGGTGCTCTCCGTGCCGCCCGGCGAAGCGAGCAAATCACTCGCCCAGGCGGAGCGCCTCTGGACCGCGCTCCTCGCGGCCGGGATCGGCAGGAGCGACACGATCGTCGCCTTCGGCGGCGGCGTGGTCGGCGACCTCGCCGGTTTCGTGGCGGCGACGCTCCACCGGGGCACGCCCTTCGTGCAGGTGCCCACCACGCTCCTCGCCCAGGTCGATTCCTCGGTGGGCGGCAAGGTCGCGATCGATCACCCGCTGGGCAAGAACCTCATCGGCGCCTTCCACCAGCCGCGCCTCGTCCTCGCCGATCTGCGCACGCTGGAAACCCTGCCGATCCGCGAGCGCTGGAGCGGCCTCGCCGAGATCGTGAAGGCGGCGCTGCTCGGCGACCTCGAGCTCCTCGCCCTCCTCGAGCGCGATCTCGAGGCGATCGCCGAGAGGCCCGGCGCCGAGGCGGTGGCCCGCTCGATCGCGATCAAGGCGCGGATCGTCGCCGCCGACGAAAAGGAGAGCGGCCTGCGCCGGGTCCTCAACCTCGGCCACACCGTGGGCCACGCCCTCGAGGTGGCGGCGGGCTACGGCGCCCTCACCCACGGCGAGGCGGTGGTCTACGGGATGCGGGCGGCTCTGCGCATATCGGAGCGCTACGCCGGGCTCAGCCGCGCGGACGCGGAGCGGGCCCTGGCGCTCCTGCGCCGCTTTCCCTCAGGCCCGCTTCCCGTGCGCGACACCGACGCGCTCCTCGCCGCAGCAGGCCGGGACAAGAAGCGCGAGGGCGCCCACGTACACTACGTGGTGCTGCCCGCCCTCGGGCAGGCGGCGACGCTGCGCGCCGACGAGGGCATGCTGCGCGAGGCGATCGACGCGGCGCTGGAGGAAGCGTGA
- the aroQ gene encoding type II 3-dehydroquinate dehydratase, translating into MKVLVLHGPNLNLLGERQPEIYGTMTLADLDGLVLEKAASLGFEVRTFQSNHEGALIDRIHEERRWMDALVINAGAYTHTSYAIRDAIAAVAVRAIEVHLSDIHAREPWRRESRIAEVCEAQIVGKGAGSYLEALDLLAG; encoded by the coding sequence GTGAAGGTCCTCGTGCTCCACGGCCCCAACCTGAACCTGCTCGGCGAGCGGCAGCCGGAGATCTACGGGACGATGACCCTGGCCGATCTCGACGGGCTGGTCCTTGAGAAGGCCGCGTCGCTCGGCTTCGAGGTCCGCACCTTCCAGTCGAACCACGAGGGCGCGCTCATCGACCGCATCCACGAGGAGCGCCGCTGGATGGACGCGCTGGTGATCAACGCCGGCGCCTACACCCACACCTCCTACGCAATCCGGGACGCCATCGCCGCGGTGGCGGTGCGGGCGATCGAGGTCCACCTGAGCGACATCCACGCCAGGGAGCCGTGGCGGCGGGAGAGCCGGATCGCCGAGGTCTGCGAGGCGCAGATCGTGGGCAAGGGCGCCGGCTCCTATCTCGAAGCCCTCGATCTGCTGGCCGGTTGA
- a CDS encoding TerC family protein: MELGSGTPLLWGVFLAIVVLLLALDLGVFHRKAHEVSSREAGTWTVVWVALALLFNAYIWWAMGAQKGLEFLTGYLIEKSLSVDNLFVMVLVFTSFGIPKIYQHRVLFWGIFGALVMRGVLILIGSQLIDRFHFIIYVFGAFLVYTGGRMLFAGEEDPDPQKNTALRLFRRFVPTTDRYHGQKFFIVENGKRLATPLLAALVVIEAMDLVFAVDSIPAIFAVTLDPFIVFTSNIFAILGLRALYFLLANVVEKFVHLKVGLAVILAYVGVKMLLSGWYKIPVYVSLGIILGVLLTSILTSIFASRREALLEKASEREHQQ, translated from the coding sequence ATGGAGCTCGGTTCCGGTACCCCCCTTCTGTGGGGTGTTTTCCTCGCCATCGTCGTCCTCCTCCTCGCCCTCGATCTCGGGGTCTTCCACCGGAAGGCCCACGAGGTCTCGAGCCGGGAAGCGGGGACGTGGACGGTGGTGTGGGTCGCCCTCGCGCTGCTCTTCAACGCCTACATCTGGTGGGCGATGGGCGCGCAGAAGGGCTTGGAGTTCCTCACCGGCTACCTGATCGAGAAGAGCCTGTCGGTCGACAACCTCTTCGTGATGGTGCTCGTCTTCACCAGCTTCGGGATCCCGAAGATCTACCAGCACCGCGTGCTCTTCTGGGGCATCTTCGGCGCGCTGGTGATGCGCGGCGTGCTCATCCTGATCGGCTCGCAGCTGATCGACCGCTTCCACTTCATCATCTACGTTTTCGGCGCGTTCCTGGTCTACACCGGCGGCAGGATGCTCTTCGCCGGCGAGGAGGATCCGGATCCGCAGAAGAACACGGCGCTGCGCCTCTTCCGCCGCTTCGTCCCCACCACCGACCGCTACCACGGGCAGAAGTTCTTCATCGTGGAGAACGGCAAGCGGCTGGCCACGCCCCTGCTCGCCGCCCTGGTGGTGATCGAGGCGATGGACCTCGTCTTCGCGGTGGACTCGATCCCGGCGATCTTCGCGGTGACCCTCGATCCCTTCATCGTCTTCACCTCGAACATCTTCGCGATCCTCGGCCTGCGCGCCCTCTACTTCCTCCTCGCCAACGTGGTGGAGAAGTTCGTCCACCTCAAGGTCGGCCTGGCGGTGATCCTCGCCTACGTCGGCGTGAAGATGCTCCTCAGCGGCTGGTACAAGATCCCGGTCTACGTCTCCCTCGGGATCATCCTCGGGGTGCTGCTCACCTCGATCCTCACCAGCATCTTCGCCAGCAGGCGGGAGGCCCTCCTCGAGAAGGCCTCGGAGCGGGAACACCAGCAGTAG